One stretch of Nicotiana tabacum cultivar K326 chromosome 18, ASM71507v2, whole genome shotgun sequence DNA includes these proteins:
- the LOC107766898 gene encoding aspartic proteinase A1 isoform X1, with product MKYLLTLRTLWHCLNMERKHLWAALLLLAIACFVFPASSDSLLRISLKKRQLDISSLNVANVARLEDRYGKHVMKDIEKKKKKKKSDTNSDIVSLKNYLDAQYYGDISIGSPPQNFTVIFDTGSSNLWVPSSRCYFSIACWIHSKYKARKSSTYTKKGESCSIHYGSGSISGFLSQAEVYFVFVVTDQVFIEATRESSVTFIVAKFDGILGLGFKEIAVGNTTPVWYNMVKQDLVKEPVFSFWLNRDINAKEGGELVFGGVDPKHFKDKHTYVPLTQKGYWQFKMGDFSIGNQSTGFCEGGCAAIVDSGTSLLAGPTAVVTQVNHAIGAEGVLSMECKETISQYGEMIWDLLVSGVTPDQICLQVGLCYLNGAQHLSSNIRSVVEKENEGSSIGEAPLCTACEMAVIWMQNQLKQKTTKESVLEYVNQLCEKLPSPMGQSVIDCNSISSMPNVTFNIGDKDFVLTPDQYILKTGEGIATICLSGFVALDVPPPRGPLWILGNVFMGVYHTVFDYGNLQLGFAEAA from the exons ATGAAATATCTCTTAACTCTTCGTACTCTGTG GCACTGTTTGAACATGGAAAGGAAGCATCTTTGGGCTGCTCTCCTTTTATTGGCCATTGCCTGCTTTGTATTTCCTGCTTCCTCTGATAGTTTGCTAAGAATTAGTCTGAAGAAGCGACAATTAGATATCAGTAGCTTAAATGTAGCCAATGTAGCAAGACTTGAAGACAGATATGGAAAGCATGTGATGAAGGAcatagagaagaagaagaagaagaagaaatctgACACAAATTCAGATATAGTGTCCTTAAAGAACTACTTGGATGCTCAATATTATGGAGATATTAGTATTGGTTCACCCCCTCAAAATTTCACTGTCATATTTGATACAGGAAGTTCTAATCTCTGGGTTCCATCATCAAGATGTTATTTCTCT ATTGCATGCTGGATCCATTCCAAATACAAGGCAAGGAAGTCTAGTACATACACAAAAAAAG GAGAATCTTGTTCAATCCACTATGGATCTGGATCAATTTCAGGATTTCTCAGTCAAGCTGAAGTTTATTTTGTATTTGTAGTCACGGATCAG GTCTTTATTGAGGCGACACGGGAATCAAGTGTTACATTTATAGTTGCAAAGTTTGATGGAATACTTGGGCTTGGTTTCAAGGAAATTGCTGTTGGAAACACTACACCTGTCTG GTACAATATGGTGAAGCAAGATCTCGTAAAGGAGCCTGTGTTCTCTTTCTGGCTTAATCGCGATATAAATGCAAAAGAGGGAGGTGAACTTGTTTTTGGTGGTGTTGATCCAAAACACTTCAAGGATAAACATACTTATGTTCCTTTGACTCAGAAAGGTTACTGGCAG TTTAAAATGGGAGATTTCTCTATTGGGAACCAATCAACAG GCTTCTGTGAAGGCGGTTGTGCTGCTATAGTTGATTCTGGAACATCATTGCTTGCTGGTCCAACT GCTGTTGTGACACAAGTCAACCATGCCATTGGAGCAGAAGGAGTATTGAGCATGGAATGTAAAGAAACCATTTCTCAATATGGGGAAATGATTTGGGATTTACTAGTATCAGGG GTCACACCAGATCAAATTTGTTTACAAGTAGGTTTATGTTATCTTAATGGAGCTCAGCATTTGAG CTCGAATATCAGAAGTGTGGTTGAGAAGGAAAATGAAGGAAGTTCCATAGGAGAGGCCCCATTGTGCACTGCCTGTGAGATGGCTGTAATTTGGATGCAGAACCAGCTGAAACAGAAGACAACAAAGGAGAGTGTGCTAGAATATGTGAATCAG CTTTGTGAGAAATTACCAAGTCCTATGGGGCAATCCGTAATCGACTGCAATAGCATATCATCCATGCCAAATGTTACATTCAATATTGGTGATAAGGATTTTGTCCTGACTCCAGATCAG TATATTTTGAAAACTGGAGAGGGGATTGCTACCATTTGCCTCAGTGGGTTTGTTGCTTTGGATGTGCCACCACCTCGTGGTCCTCTTTG GATTCTTGGTAATGTATTCATGGGGGTGTATCATACTGTATTTGACTATGGTAATCTTCAACTGGGTTTTGCTGAAGCTGCGTGA
- the LOC107766898 gene encoding aspartic proteinase A1 isoform X2: MERKHLWAALLLLAIACFVFPASSDSLLRISLKKRQLDISSLNVANVARLEDRYGKHVMKDIEKKKKKKKSDTNSDIVSLKNYLDAQYYGDISIGSPPQNFTVIFDTGSSNLWVPSSRCYFSIACWIHSKYKARKSSTYTKKGESCSIHYGSGSISGFLSQAEVYFVFVVTDQVFIEATRESSVTFIVAKFDGILGLGFKEIAVGNTTPVWYNMVKQDLVKEPVFSFWLNRDINAKEGGELVFGGVDPKHFKDKHTYVPLTQKGYWQFKMGDFSIGNQSTGFCEGGCAAIVDSGTSLLAGPTAVVTQVNHAIGAEGVLSMECKETISQYGEMIWDLLVSGVTPDQICLQVGLCYLNGAQHLSSNIRSVVEKENEGSSIGEAPLCTACEMAVIWMQNQLKQKTTKESVLEYVNQLCEKLPSPMGQSVIDCNSISSMPNVTFNIGDKDFVLTPDQYILKTGEGIATICLSGFVALDVPPPRGPLWILGNVFMGVYHTVFDYGNLQLGFAEAA, encoded by the exons ATGGAAAGGAAGCATCTTTGGGCTGCTCTCCTTTTATTGGCCATTGCCTGCTTTGTATTTCCTGCTTCCTCTGATAGTTTGCTAAGAATTAGTCTGAAGAAGCGACAATTAGATATCAGTAGCTTAAATGTAGCCAATGTAGCAAGACTTGAAGACAGATATGGAAAGCATGTGATGAAGGAcatagagaagaagaagaagaagaagaaatctgACACAAATTCAGATATAGTGTCCTTAAAGAACTACTTGGATGCTCAATATTATGGAGATATTAGTATTGGTTCACCCCCTCAAAATTTCACTGTCATATTTGATACAGGAAGTTCTAATCTCTGGGTTCCATCATCAAGATGTTATTTCTCT ATTGCATGCTGGATCCATTCCAAATACAAGGCAAGGAAGTCTAGTACATACACAAAAAAAG GAGAATCTTGTTCAATCCACTATGGATCTGGATCAATTTCAGGATTTCTCAGTCAAGCTGAAGTTTATTTTGTATTTGTAGTCACGGATCAG GTCTTTATTGAGGCGACACGGGAATCAAGTGTTACATTTATAGTTGCAAAGTTTGATGGAATACTTGGGCTTGGTTTCAAGGAAATTGCTGTTGGAAACACTACACCTGTCTG GTACAATATGGTGAAGCAAGATCTCGTAAAGGAGCCTGTGTTCTCTTTCTGGCTTAATCGCGATATAAATGCAAAAGAGGGAGGTGAACTTGTTTTTGGTGGTGTTGATCCAAAACACTTCAAGGATAAACATACTTATGTTCCTTTGACTCAGAAAGGTTACTGGCAG TTTAAAATGGGAGATTTCTCTATTGGGAACCAATCAACAG GCTTCTGTGAAGGCGGTTGTGCTGCTATAGTTGATTCTGGAACATCATTGCTTGCTGGTCCAACT GCTGTTGTGACACAAGTCAACCATGCCATTGGAGCAGAAGGAGTATTGAGCATGGAATGTAAAGAAACCATTTCTCAATATGGGGAAATGATTTGGGATTTACTAGTATCAGGG GTCACACCAGATCAAATTTGTTTACAAGTAGGTTTATGTTATCTTAATGGAGCTCAGCATTTGAG CTCGAATATCAGAAGTGTGGTTGAGAAGGAAAATGAAGGAAGTTCCATAGGAGAGGCCCCATTGTGCACTGCCTGTGAGATGGCTGTAATTTGGATGCAGAACCAGCTGAAACAGAAGACAACAAAGGAGAGTGTGCTAGAATATGTGAATCAG CTTTGTGAGAAATTACCAAGTCCTATGGGGCAATCCGTAATCGACTGCAATAGCATATCATCCATGCCAAATGTTACATTCAATATTGGTGATAAGGATTTTGTCCTGACTCCAGATCAG TATATTTTGAAAACTGGAGAGGGGATTGCTACCATTTGCCTCAGTGGGTTTGTTGCTTTGGATGTGCCACCACCTCGTGGTCCTCTTTG GATTCTTGGTAATGTATTCATGGGGGTGTATCATACTGTATTTGACTATGGTAATCTTCAACTGGGTTTTGCTGAAGCTGCGTGA
- the LOC107766899 gene encoding uncharacterized protein LOC107766899 has translation MTLLIMATAPSKLIFLLFLSILLITCILGKSLAKDFEHKELEREKEQIFHLSRKELVELLPVKATKHDLIDPPTVYPTTPVTNPVSTPVNAPPDNSAPTIVTVPATNPNTGFPNPGSTPLAVPSTTPVSVPNTNPVNSPLPITNPVTTPSTNPPVSNPVTTNPSPVGGVPVTTPVTPPAMTNAPIAPGQSWCVAKNGAMETALQSALDYACGMGGADCSAIQQGSSCYNPNTLQNHASYAFNSYFQKNPTQTSCDFGGTAMITNSNPSTGSCIFPNSASSTSSPVTSTPTITTPSPGTAVPTTSSTTGVAVPGTGAPPTVLNASNPALGEMPTGFGDTIPPTVTTSTSMSSSLKPFISCIILFTSLMTVKLVLDI, from the exons atgactctccTCATAATGGCTACAGCACCTTCTAAACTGATCTTTTTGCTCTTCTTGTCTATTCTCCTTATTACCTGCATTCTTG GGAAATCACTAGCCAAAGACTTTGAGCACAAAGAGCtagaaagggaaaaagaacaaATATTCCACTTGTCCCGTAAAGAATTGGTTGAATTATTACCCGTTAAAGCAACTAAACATGACTTGATAGATCCACCAACTGTCTATCCTACAACTCCTGTCACTAATCCTGTCTCGACTCCAGTTAATGCTCCACCAGATAATTCAGCTCCGACGATTGTTACTGTCCCTGCTACAAATCCTAACACTGGATTTCCAAATCCTGGGTCGACACCTCTAGCTGTTCCTTCTACTACTCCTGTTTCTGTCCCGAACACAAATCCTGTCAATTCACCATTACCAATAACCAATCCAGTTACCACCCCGAGCACAAATCCACCGGTGAGTAATCCTGTAACGACGAATCCTTCACCAGTAGGTGGTGTTCCTGTCACCACCCCAGTAACGCCTCCTGCTATGACAAATGCACCTATTGCTCCAGGGCAGAGCTGGTGTGTTGCAAAGAATGGAGCGATGGAGACTGCTCTTCAGTCAGCACTTGATTATGCTTGTGGAATGGGAGGTGCAGATTGCTCGGCCATCCAACAGGGTAGCAGTTGTTACAATCCTAATACTCTGCAAAATCATGCATCTTATGCGTTCAATAGTTATTTTCAAAAGAATCCAACACAAACCAGCTGTGATTTTGGGGGGACTGCCATGATTACCAATTCGAATCCAA GCACTGGTTCTTGCATTTTTCCGAATTCGGCATCTTCAACTTCATCGCCTGTGACATCTACTCCAACAATCACAACCCCGTCTCCTGGAACAGCAGTACCAACGACATCATCAACAACAGGGGTTGCAGTACCAGG CACCGGAGCACCTCCAACGGTGTTGAATGCGAGCAATCCTGCTTTGGGAGAAATGCCCACAGGCTTCGGTGATACCATCCCTCCAACTGTTACCACGTCGACATCCATGTCGAGTAGTTTGAAACCCTTTATCAGCTGCATCATTCTGTTTACTTCCCTCATGACTGTCAAGCTTGTTTTGGATATCTGA